The following nucleotide sequence is from Methylotenera sp. G11.
CATAACCCCATGCAACACCGTCATGGCGTGCAACTGAGCCTGGCGCATGGTACAAGGCGCCCAGGATCGGCGCCTGGCCGCTACAGCTCATATCCAGCTGCGGGCAAGCCTTGGCAATTTCATCAGGTCCCACCACACGGCTTTCAACACCTACGTGCTTATTGACTTCAGCACGCCAGCGCATGGTACGCATTGCAGATTCGGTATGGGCAAGTGTGAAATGTCCGCGGGTTGAGTAGAACAGATTCAGATCCAGCTCTTCTGATAAGCCTTCATAAATCTTGACGCTGGCATCATAAAAATTGACGCCCTCGGGCGTCAAATAGTTGGAACGGACAATAGTGGTGTTGCGGCCGGTGTTGCCGCCGCCGATATAGCCTTTTTCAAGCACAGCAACATTGGTGATGCCGTGATCTTTAGCCAGGTAATAAGCAGCTGCCAGACCATGGCCGCCGCCGCCGATGATTACCACATCGTATGACTTTTTCGGCGCCTCATGTGTCTTAAAAAAGCGTGGCGCCGGGTGATCTTTCGATAGTGCAAATTTAAGTAGTCTTAATGGCATTTATAAACTCCAAGAACCCTGTTTTCTGGTTACTGATTCTTTAAATAAGAAGATCAGCAATCGTGCGTTTAATTTTTAATTCTCAACTTCAGCATAAACCTGTTACTTAACTTTTTTAACCACTGTGAAACATTTGATGGTATTAAGCCACCGTAATTAATCGCTGTCAATAGGTAAATGAAACTTTTTTAATTATTATGAAACTTGTGCTAAAGTGAGCAAAAATCAATTCTAAGTATTAACGACATAAGCTGCTTGGAAACAAAGACTTACTACCATGGTAGTAATGAAATATGGCCGTGAAATTAAGACTAACCTGATCTGGATGGGAGTGAATATGAACAAAGACTACAACTTTTCCAGCGGTGACTCACCGTTGATTATCTCCATGCCGCACGCTGGTACCACAATACCCGAGGAAATTGCATCGCTGATGACGCCTGCCGCGCTGGAAATGCCCGATGTAGACTGGCATATCCCGCAGCTGTATGACATGGCCAGGGACTACGATGCAACGGTTCTATCTGCAGAATACATGCGCTATGTGATTGACCTGAACAGGTCGCCGGACGATACGTCGCTTTACCCCGGGCAGGATACAACCGGCCTGTGCCCGGTCGATACTTTCAGCAAGCAGCCGGTCTACAAACCAGGCATGCAGCCGGACGAAGCTGAAATCAAAGCGAGGATCCAACGATACTGGCAGCCGTATCATGAAAAGTTGCGTAGCGAAATAAAAAGGATCCATGCCATCCATGGCATTGCGGTGTTGTGGGATGCGCATTCCATCGCTTCCCATGTGCCGAGGTTCTTTAACGGCCGATTACCGGATTTTAATTTTGGCACTGCGGACAGGCAGTCATGTGCGACTTCCCTTGAGGATGCATTTGCTGAAACACTGGAAAAATCTGGGCATGCAAAAAAATTCAGCAGCGTTTTCAATGGCCGGTTTAAAGGCGGCTACATTACGCGGCATTACGGGATGCCGGCTGTCAACATCCATTCGGTCCAGCTGGAATTAAGCCAGTGTATTTACATGGAAGAAAAAATGCCATACCGGTACGACCCGGAGTTGGCTAAAGATGTGAAACTTCTGATCGGCGACCTGCTGCAGGCAAGCATAGCCTGGGCAAGTCGCCACAAACAGGGCTTATAGCTTTCCGTCTAATCCCAGTTGATAGTACTTATGTACGATCTTGTCTTGATTATCAAGTAACCAGTCAATATCCGGCTTATTGGTCATCGCTTTGCGAATGGCTAATGCGGTCGCCTTGCGATGGATATCAAACAGCACTTTATGATCAAGCTTCTCGTCTTTTGTCACCATCGGGTTGAGCCAGACTGAAACGATAATGCCCAGGTCGTTCGCTTTCTCTTTAGGAAGATCGCCGGCACGCACTGCATCAAGCACGCCGTTTGCAATCGCTGCCTGCACGGTACCCATCAGGATATTGGTATATTTGGTTTCTTTAACGGTTACTTTGCTGACCATCAAAGTAACAGGCCGCACCTGAATATCAGTATTCAGCAAGGCAAACACGCGCGTATGTCCTGCCACCTGGTCACCGGTAAGCGTTGCAATTGCAGTACCAACAGGACCATCCAGCTCCCCAATAATCACTTCCGGCTCTGCCGCTGTACCGGGAGGTCCACCAGCCACTAATGCTTCACCTGTACGCATTACAATTCGATCGCTCACAATACTCTCCTAATGATTTAACCAGCGTTAAGAAATATGTTTATATTTTAACAAAATTAACCTATAATTTTATTATATATTAACTATTATTACTTATGTTAAACTTTTTTCGTGAAAAGATGGTATCCTGTATATATAAAGTTTAATGTCACTTGCATGTATAAAGCACTACAGAAAGGTATAGTCCCCATACGGAAGGTTTGTTAATATGGGAAAATTTCTATTGTTTTTCTATCAACATTGAGGAAAAAATAATTGAGTGCAAGACGCCTTCAGCAACAGTACATCGCTACAACGCCTACCAGGTGCAATATCCTGCCCGAATGCAGCAGAAACTATTCCGTATGCATCCATTGGCATTTTACCAATCCCCCACTCTCTAGTAATATTTCCCTATTAACATGGCAGGTAAAGACATGGCAACAGTAAAAGAAACTGAAAACGTTAAGACTGATGATCAGAACAGATCTCTTGGGCGGCACTTAGGGACAACCATTCGCCAGCTACGCCTGGAGCATAATTTAACCATTGCAGATGTTGCCGAGAGAGCCGGCATCAGCCGTGGCATGCTGAGTAAAATTGAAAACAACCTTGCCTCTACAAGCCTGGAAACACTTGAACAGCTTGCCAATGCGCTGGGCGTTACTTTATCCAAGCTGTTCCAGAATTATAATTTGCCACGCGGCGCGGCGCAGCTGGTCAAAAAAGGCGATGGCATGGAAGTCGTCAGAAGGGGCACACGCGTTGGCCACACTTACCAGCTGCTGGCGTATGACCAGGGGCCACACAAAACATTTGAGCCGTTCCTGATCTCGCTGGAAGACTCCTGTGAAGAGTTCCCCGCGTTTGAACACCCGGGAACCGAGTTTCTTTATATGCTGGAAGGAAAACTGGAATACAGGGTAGGCAAAGAGACTTTCGTACTCACCAACGGCGACTCGCTTACGTTCCACGGCGACATCCCGCACCGCCCGGAGGCACTGCTGGAAACGCCAATAAAATTCCTTGCCATCATCCATTACGACGCACCCGACCAAGAACACCCTGAAGAGTAATCGGGCAGCAGGCAAGCCAATTACTCTTAGATACTACAGGGTTACGGATTAGCTGCGTGAATTGGCTAACAAGATGATGCCGGTCTTGAAAACCAGTATTGAGATCAGGCCTTAAACCTATCCTTACCTTACACCCCGCTGCGTATCAGCAGGAATCCATAGGCGAACAGTAAGCATACATGGATGACCTATAGAACTCTAACTTTGTAATATCCTTAACGACTTCCTGCACTCTCTGCATCTGGTTGATGGATTCATACAAGCGTTTTGCTTTCATGCGCCATGTAGCCAGGTAAGGGTCATAATCATCTTCAAATATCAGGTATATCGGTATCTGTGAAGCGCAGTTGCGGACTTTCTGGTCTATCTCGTCAATCACATTGCCGAAGCGTTTCAGGAAGTCGCTGTCAATGAACAGCAAAGCACACAGGTGGTCCTTTACCGTTTCATTCCCGTAGCCAATGAATTTCAACACATCGACACTTTGTGCCGTACAGCCAGCCTCTGAGAATCCAGTGCTGATGAGGCCGGAAATATCCGGACTTTCTGAAACGATAAGTACATTCGACATATTAACCACCCTAGATATGTGCATAAACGGACATGTGCATAAACGCAGCACAACAAATTTCAAGGCTGCTAGCTAGTTTCCATAAAGGAAACTTAGTTTCCTCACATGCAGTATAGTACAAATATCTGGAATGCAACACAAATAAATGATGATGCATGAGAATTTTATATACAGTTTCAGTGCGACCAGCCATAAAACCCGGCCTGGGTTAAAGCGACAGGCAATGGAGGATTAAATGCGCTAACCGCGGCGCCGCGCTGCAATGACGCTTGGCACCTGCTGGATTAATGCCAGCAGGCGGTTGAGTTGTTCCAGGTTCGAGATCTCGATTGAAAACTGCATCAGCGCCAAGTCACTGCGGGTCATGGTATTCGCCTTGATCGCATTGACCTTTTCGCGTACAAACAGATCACTGATGTCACGGAGCAGGCCTTGGCGGTCATGGGCTTCCACCTCAATATCAACATCCGTGCGGACATTCTGCGAATTACCCCACTGTGCGCTGAGCA
It contains:
- the hutG gene encoding N-formylglutamate deformylase — translated: MNKDYNFSSGDSPLIISMPHAGTTIPEEIASLMTPAALEMPDVDWHIPQLYDMARDYDATVLSAEYMRYVIDLNRSPDDTSLYPGQDTTGLCPVDTFSKQPVYKPGMQPDEAEIKARIQRYWQPYHEKLRSEIKRIHAIHGIAVLWDAHSIASHVPRFFNGRLPDFNFGTADRQSCATSLEDAFAETLEKSGHAKKFSSVFNGRFKGGYITRHYGMPAVNIHSVQLELSQCIYMEEKMPYRYDPELAKDVKLLIGDLLQASIAWASRHKQGL
- the fae gene encoding formaldehyde-activating enzyme is translated as MSDRIVMRTGEALVAGGPPGTAAEPEVIIGELDGPVGTAIATLTGDQVAGHTRVFALLNTDIQVRPVTLMVSKVTVKETKYTNILMGTVQAAIANGVLDAVRAGDLPKEKANDLGIIVSVWLNPMVTKDEKLDHKVLFDIHRKATALAIRKAMTNKPDIDWLLDNQDKIVHKYYQLGLDGKL
- a CDS encoding helix-turn-helix domain-containing protein — its product is MATVKETENVKTDDQNRSLGRHLGTTIRQLRLEHNLTIADVAERAGISRGMLSKIENNLASTSLETLEQLANALGVTLSKLFQNYNLPRGAAQLVKKGDGMEVVRRGTRVGHTYQLLAYDQGPHKTFEPFLISLEDSCEEFPAFEHPGTEFLYMLEGKLEYRVGKETFVLTNGDSLTFHGDIPHRPEALLETPIKFLAIIHYDAPDQEHPEE